The following proteins are co-located in the Nocardia bhagyanarayanae genome:
- a CDS encoding 2-oxoacid:acceptor oxidoreductase subunit alpha translates to MVSHQNDVGTAKLEKVVIRFAGDSGDGMQLTGDRFTHEAAAFGNDLATQPNFPAEIRAPQGTLPGVSSFQIQIADYDILTAGDQPDVLVAMNPAALKANLEDLPRGATVIVNTDEFTKRALAKVGYAADPLEDGSLTDFVVHRVPMTSLTLAATEPAEVGKKDGQRAKNMFALGLLSWMYGRPIGGTERFLREKFAGKPDIAEANVLAFRAGWNYGETTEAFATTYEIAPATLAPGTYRQITGNTALAYGLVTAGQLAGLPVFLGTYPITPASDILHELSKHKHFGVTTFQAEDEIAGIGAALGAALGGALGVTSTSGPGLALKSETIGLAVMTELPLVIVDVQRGGPSTGLPTKTEQADLLQALHGRNGESPVAVLAPRSPADCFATAVEAARIALTYRTPVLLLSDGAIANGSEPWAIPNVAELAPIDPGFEPDADDEAGFQPYARDPETLARPLAVPGTKGRAHRIGGLEKADGSGNISYDPANHELMVRLRQAKIDGIAVPRLEVDDPDGRAELLLIGWGSSYGPIGEACRRARRRGVPVAQAHLRHLNPLPPNLGAVLRRYRTVVAPEMNGGQLAMLLRAKYLVDVRPWTKIAGTAFSAQELVGVIDAALDGSLEDMEQDKAFAARARATYRTQDTRRAATAERIGGN, encoded by the coding sequence ATGGTTTCGCACCAAAACGATGTCGGCACAGCCAAACTGGAAAAGGTCGTCATTCGGTTCGCCGGGGACTCCGGCGACGGAATGCAGCTGACCGGCGACCGCTTCACCCACGAAGCGGCCGCGTTCGGCAACGACCTGGCCACCCAGCCGAACTTTCCCGCCGAGATCCGCGCGCCGCAGGGCACGCTACCCGGCGTCTCGTCCTTCCAGATCCAGATCGCCGACTACGACATCCTCACCGCGGGCGACCAGCCCGACGTGCTGGTGGCGATGAATCCGGCGGCGCTCAAGGCGAATCTCGAGGACCTGCCGCGCGGGGCCACCGTTATCGTCAACACCGACGAGTTCACCAAGCGCGCCCTCGCCAAGGTCGGCTACGCCGCCGACCCGCTCGAGGACGGCTCGCTCACCGACTTCGTGGTGCACCGAGTGCCGATGACCTCGCTGACGCTCGCCGCCACCGAACCCGCCGAGGTCGGCAAGAAGGACGGCCAGCGCGCGAAGAACATGTTCGCGCTCGGCCTGCTCTCCTGGATGTACGGCAGGCCGATCGGCGGCACCGAACGCTTCCTGCGCGAGAAGTTCGCCGGCAAGCCGGACATCGCCGAGGCCAATGTGCTCGCCTTCCGCGCGGGCTGGAACTACGGCGAGACCACCGAAGCCTTCGCCACGACCTACGAGATCGCGCCCGCCACACTCGCGCCGGGCACCTACCGCCAGATCACCGGCAACACCGCGCTGGCCTACGGGCTGGTCACGGCGGGACAGCTGGCCGGGCTGCCGGTCTTCCTCGGCACCTATCCGATCACGCCGGCCTCCGACATCCTGCACGAGCTGAGCAAGCACAAGCACTTCGGCGTTACCACCTTCCAGGCCGAGGACGAGATCGCGGGCATCGGCGCGGCCCTCGGGGCCGCGCTCGGCGGCGCGCTCGGTGTCACCAGCACCTCCGGGCCCGGTCTCGCGTTGAAGAGCGAGACGATCGGTTTGGCGGTGATGACCGAGCTGCCGCTGGTGATCGTCGACGTGCAGCGCGGCGGACCCTCCACCGGTCTGCCCACCAAGACCGAGCAGGCGGACCTGTTGCAGGCGCTGCACGGCCGCAACGGCGAGTCCCCGGTGGCGGTGCTCGCGCCGCGCTCCCCCGCCGACTGCTTCGCCACCGCCGTGGAAGCGGCCAGGATCGCGCTCACCTATCGCACGCCGGTGCTGCTGCTCTCCGACGGCGCCATCGCCAACGGCTCGGAGCCGTGGGCGATTCCGAACGTCGCGGAGCTGGCGCCCATCGATCCCGGCTTCGAACCGGACGCCGACGACGAGGCCGGATTCCAGCCTTACGCGCGCGATCCGGAAACCCTGGCCCGCCCGTTGGCCGTGCCCGGCACAAAGGGCCGCGCGCATCGCATCGGCGGACTGGAGAAGGCCGACGGCAGCGGCAACATCTCCTACGATCCGGCCAATCACGAGCTGATGGTCCGGCTGCGGCAGGCCAAGATCGACGGCATCGCCGTCCCCCGACTGGAGGTCGACGACCCCGACGGGCGCGCCGAACTGCTGCTGATCGGCTGGGGCAGTTCCTACGGCCCGATCGGCGAGGCCTGCCGCCGCGCCCGCCGCCGCGGCGTACCGGTCGCCCAGGCGCACCTGCGGCATCTGAATCCCTTGCCGCCCAACCTCGGTGCGGTGCTGCGCCGCTATCGGACGGTGGTCGCGCCGGAGATGAACGGCGGCCAGCTGGCCATGCTGCTGCGCGCCAAGTACCTGGTGGACGTGCGACCGTGGACGAAGATCGCGGGCACCGCCTTCTCGGCGCAGGAACTCGTCGGCGTCATCGACGCAGCGCTGGACGGCTCCCTCGAGGACATGGAACAGGACAAGGCGTTCGCCGCCCGCGCGCGGGCCACCTATCGGACACAGGACACACGGCGCGCGGCCACCGCCGAGCGGATCGGGGGCAACTGA
- a CDS encoding 2-oxoacid:ferredoxin oxidoreductase subunit beta yields the protein MTIVETSLIGTDLGLSGVSGVPGADGPQKVKDFTSDQEVRWCPGCGDYVILATVRGFLAELGLRRENLMFVSGIGCSSRFPYYLEAYGIHSIHGRAPAIATGLAVTRPDLSVWVVTGDGDALSIGGNHLIHALRRNVNMTILLFNNRIYGLTKGQYSPTSEQGKITKSTPMGSVDHPFNTLSLALGAEATFAARAIDSDRAGLTEVLRAAAEHRGTSFVEILQDCPIFNDGSFDVLRRGDAESRLIPLHHGQPLRFGAEGEFAVVRSGFGLRVARTADVDEADIVVHDAYTDDPEYAYALSRLSDQDLGHVVTGIFRSVTRPTYDDAVRAQNTAAADRNPLTPDSLQTLLTGPETWTVA from the coding sequence ATGACCATCGTCGAAACCTCGCTCATCGGAACCGATCTCGGTCTCTCCGGAGTCTCCGGAGTGCCCGGCGCGGACGGCCCTCAGAAGGTCAAGGACTTCACCTCCGACCAGGAGGTGCGCTGGTGCCCCGGGTGCGGCGACTACGTCATCCTGGCGACCGTGCGCGGGTTCCTCGCCGAGCTCGGATTGCGCAGGGAGAACTTGATGTTCGTGTCGGGGATCGGCTGCTCGAGCCGCTTCCCGTACTACCTCGAGGCCTACGGCATCCACTCCATCCACGGCCGCGCGCCCGCCATCGCCACCGGCCTTGCCGTGACGCGCCCGGATCTCTCGGTCTGGGTCGTCACCGGCGACGGTGACGCGCTGTCCATCGGCGGCAACCACCTGATCCACGCCTTGCGCCGCAACGTGAACATGACGATCCTGCTGTTCAACAACCGCATCTACGGCCTGACCAAGGGCCAGTACTCGCCGACCTCGGAGCAGGGCAAGATCACCAAGTCCACGCCGATGGGCTCGGTCGACCACCCCTTCAACACCCTCTCGCTCGCGCTGGGAGCCGAGGCCACCTTCGCCGCCCGCGCCATCGACTCCGACCGCGCAGGCCTCACCGAGGTGCTGCGCGCCGCCGCCGAACACCGCGGCACGTCCTTCGTCGAGATCCTGCAGGACTGCCCCATCTTCAACGACGGCTCCTTCGACGTCCTGCGCCGCGGCGACGCCGAATCGCGACTGATCCCGCTGCACCACGGACAACCGCTGCGCTTCGGCGCGGAGGGCGAATTCGCCGTCGTGCGAAGCGGTTTCGGTCTGCGCGTGGCTCGCACGGCGGACGTCGACGAGGCCGACATCGTCGTGCACGACGCCTACACCGACGACCCGGAATACGCCTACGCCCTCTCCCGCCTGTCCGATCAGGACCTGGGTCACGTGGTCACCGGCATCTTCCGCAGCGTCACCCGCCCCACCTACGACGACGCCGTGCGCGCGCAGAACACCGCCGCCGCCGACCGCAACCCCCTCACCCCCGACTCGCTGCAAACCCTGCTCACCGGTCCCGAAACCTGGACCGTCGCCTGA
- a CDS encoding NAD-dependent epimerase/dehydratase family protein has product MKVAVTGAAGYLGTNLLRLLVDMGHEVTAIDRVTPEQSVHPNLTWVSGNVLDPASMREALAGAELVYHLVAVITLAEKNDLAWKVNTEGVRVVAEAALEVGARRMVHASSIHAFDQYSCGGRIDESSVRSTDQALPVYDRSKWAGEVELRKVVDKGLDAVLCNPTGVFGPVDHSTPLSRINRTLRDAAQGRVPAMIGGGFDLVDVRDVAHGLILAGEKGRTGENYLLGGSMISMLDLCRMAATHGGKKGPKFTIPPKLVGGLIPVLEPIGKMLGTDILSRAALGALVSAPMVDHGKAERELSYRPRPIDDTVRDLVTFFADTTAFDATETRHIA; this is encoded by the coding sequence ATGAAGGTCGCAGTGACCGGCGCCGCCGGCTACCTTGGCACGAATCTGCTCCGCCTGCTCGTCGATATGGGACACGAGGTCACCGCCATCGACCGGGTGACCCCGGAGCAGTCGGTGCATCCGAACCTCACCTGGGTCTCGGGGAACGTGCTCGACCCCGCGTCGATGCGGGAGGCGCTGGCGGGCGCGGAGCTGGTGTACCACCTGGTCGCCGTGATCACCCTGGCCGAGAAGAACGATCTGGCCTGGAAGGTCAACACCGAGGGTGTGCGGGTGGTGGCCGAGGCCGCCCTCGAGGTCGGCGCGCGCCGGATGGTGCACGCCAGCTCCATCCACGCCTTCGACCAGTACAGCTGCGGCGGCCGCATCGATGAGAGCTCCGTGCGCTCCACCGACCAGGCGCTCCCGGTCTACGACCGCTCCAAGTGGGCGGGCGAGGTCGAGCTGCGCAAGGTCGTCGACAAGGGCCTCGATGCCGTCCTGTGCAACCCGACGGGCGTGTTCGGGCCCGTCGACCACAGCACTCCTCTCTCCCGCATCAACCGCACGCTGCGCGACGCGGCCCAGGGCCGGGTGCCCGCGATGATCGGCGGCGGCTTCGACCTGGTCGACGTGCGCGATGTGGCGCACGGCCTGATCCTGGCCGGCGAGAAGGGCCGGACCGGCGAGAACTACCTGCTCGGCGGCTCGATGATCTCGATGCTCGACCTGTGCCGGATGGCCGCGACCCACGGCGGCAAGAAGGGACCGAAGTTCACCATCCCGCCCAAGCTGGTCGGCGGACTGATCCCGGTGCTCGAGCCGATCGGCAAGATGCTGGGAACCGACATTCTGTCGAGGGCCGCGCTCGGCGCGCTGGTCTCGGCGCCGATGGTGGACCACGGCAAGGCCGAACGCGAACTGAGCTACCGGCCGCGCCCGATCGACGACACCGTGCGCGACCTGGTCACCTTCTTCGCGGACACGACCGCGTTCGACGCGACCGAGACGCGCCACATCGCTTGA
- a CDS encoding FIST signal transduction protein, whose translation MRIAVGLSTAPDAKDAGAEAAMRARDRLAGASPSLAVLLASRAHIDAAAAVLDGVHHAVRVPALVGCVAHAVVAGRRELEDEPAVAVWLAAGAAAETFELDFVPTASGGLLAGYRFDRAAHDFHLLLPDPFTFPAEALLEHMNADMPGTIVMGGLVSGGPRPGGSRLFRDHEVVSSGAVGVRLPGLSGVPVVSQGCRPIGQPYIVTDAQGAVINELGGRSPIWRLREIVDALPPDQQELVARGVQIGIVVDEHLAIPGQGDFLIRGLLGADPASGAIEIGEEVEIGTTVQFQVRDAVVADRDLRAALVQARAALPGRPAGALLFTCNGRGRRMFGVADHDATAIEDVLGDIPLAGFFAAGEIGPVAGRNALHGFTASMALFGE comes from the coding sequence GTGCGGATCGCGGTCGGACTCTCCACCGCGCCCGACGCCAAGGACGCCGGCGCGGAGGCGGCCATGCGTGCGCGCGACCGGCTCGCGGGTGCGTCGCCCTCCCTCGCTGTGCTCCTCGCATCGCGAGCACACATAGACGCGGCTGCTGCCGTGCTCGACGGCGTCCATCACGCGGTCCGCGTACCCGCGCTCGTCGGATGCGTGGCGCACGCGGTCGTGGCCGGGCGGCGCGAGCTCGAGGACGAACCCGCGGTGGCGGTGTGGCTGGCGGCCGGTGCGGCCGCCGAGACGTTCGAACTGGACTTCGTCCCCACGGCCTCGGGCGGGCTGCTCGCCGGCTACCGCTTCGACCGCGCCGCGCACGATTTCCACCTGTTGCTGCCCGACCCCTTCACCTTCCCGGCCGAAGCGCTGCTCGAGCACATGAACGCCGATATGCCCGGCACCATCGTGATGGGCGGGCTGGTGAGCGGCGGCCCGCGTCCGGGCGGGAGCAGGCTGTTCCGCGACCACGAGGTGGTGTCCTCGGGCGCGGTCGGCGTGCGGCTTCCCGGACTGTCCGGTGTGCCGGTCGTGTCGCAGGGCTGCCGCCCGATCGGACAGCCGTACATCGTCACCGATGCGCAGGGCGCGGTGATCAACGAACTCGGCGGCCGATCGCCGATCTGGCGGTTGCGCGAGATCGTCGACGCGCTGCCGCCCGATCAGCAGGAACTGGTGGCGCGTGGCGTGCAGATCGGCATCGTGGTCGACGAGCATTTGGCCATCCCGGGGCAGGGCGATTTCCTGATTCGCGGGCTGCTCGGCGCGGACCCGGCGAGCGGCGCGATCGAAATCGGCGAGGAAGTCGAGATCGGCACCACCGTGCAATTCCAGGTCCGCGATGCGGTCGTCGCCGACCGGGACTTGCGCGCCGCACTCGTGCAGGCCCGCGCGGCGCTCCCCGGCCGCCCCGCCGGCGCCCTGCTGTTCACCTGCAACGGACGCGGCAGGCGAATGTTCGGGGTCGCGGATCACGACGCCACCGCCATCGAGGACGTGCTCGGCGACATTCCGCTCGCGGGCTTCTTCGCCGCGGGCGAGATCGGCCCGGTCGCGGGTCGCAACGCGTTGCACGGGTTCACCGCATCGATGGCGCTGTTCGGCGAGTGA
- a CDS encoding malate dehydrogenase translates to MSTAARNTPVTVAVTGGAGQIAYGLLFRIASGAMLGPDTPVRLRLLEIPAAVASLEGVAMELEDGAFPLLDSIDISDDPWVGFAGANVALLVGARPRTAGMERSDLLAANGPIFTEQGQAINASAADDVKVLVVGNPANTNAFIAMSNAPDVPAERFSAMTRLDHNRAIAQLAKKTGAPAADIARVTIWGNHSATQYPDVGHATIAGRPALELVDEAWLRDDFVPTVQQRGTAIIQARGASSAASAASAAIDHIHDWVLGTPEGDWTSMAVPSDGSYGVPEGLISSFPVTCADGGYTIVPDLSLDDFSRARLTATVAELEQERDAVVDLGFAKRG, encoded by the coding sequence GTGAGCACCGCCGCTCGGAACACGCCCGTGACCGTTGCCGTGACCGGTGGAGCCGGGCAGATCGCCTACGGCCTGCTGTTCCGTATCGCCTCCGGCGCGATGCTCGGACCGGATACGCCCGTGCGGCTGCGGCTACTCGAGATCCCGGCCGCGGTCGCCTCCCTGGAGGGCGTGGCGATGGAGCTCGAGGACGGCGCGTTCCCGCTGCTGGACTCCATCGACATCAGCGACGACCCGTGGGTCGGTTTCGCGGGCGCCAACGTCGCGCTGCTGGTCGGCGCGCGCCCGCGCACGGCGGGCATGGAGCGTTCCGATCTGCTCGCCGCCAACGGCCCGATCTTCACCGAGCAGGGCCAAGCCATCAACGCCAGCGCCGCCGACGACGTGAAGGTGCTCGTGGTCGGCAATCCGGCCAACACCAACGCGTTCATCGCCATGAGCAACGCCCCGGACGTGCCCGCCGAGCGTTTCAGCGCGATGACCCGTCTCGACCACAACCGCGCCATCGCCCAGCTGGCCAAGAAGACCGGCGCGCCCGCCGCCGACATCGCCCGCGTGACGATCTGGGGCAACCACTCCGCCACCCAGTACCCCGACGTCGGCCACGCCACCATCGCGGGCCGTCCCGCCCTCGAACTGGTAGACGAAGCCTGGCTGCGCGACGACTTCGTTCCCACCGTGCAGCAGCGCGGCACCGCCATCATCCAGGCCCGCGGCGCGTCCTCGGCCGCCAGCGCGGCCAGCGCCGCCATCGACCACATCCACGACTGGGTCCTCGGCACCCCAGAAGGCGACTGGACCTCCATGGCCGTCCCGTCCGACGGTTCCTACGGCGTCCCCGAGGGGCTCATCAGCTCGTTCCCGGTCACCTGCGCCGATGGCGGCTACACCATCGTCCCCGACCTCTCGCTCGACGACTTCTCTCGTGCCCGCCTGACCGCCACGGTCGCCGAACTGGAACAGGAACGCGACGCCGTCGTCGACCTCGGCTTCGCCAAGCGCGGCTGA
- the hisS gene encoding histidine--tRNA ligase: MTKTSSFSAPRGVPDYVPPGSAEFVAVRDGLVHAARLAGYGHIELPVFEQTALFARGVGESTDVVSKEMWTFADRKGESFTLRPEGTAGVMRAVIEHGLDKSGQLPLKLCYAGPFFRYERPQAGRYRQLQQVGVEAIGVDDPALDAEVIAIADAGYRSLGLDGFRLEITSLGDETCRPQYRELLQDFLFGLPLDEETKRRAQINPLRVLDEKRPEVRELTADAPLMIDHLSESAKTHFEQVLGHLDALGVPYVLNPRMVRGLDYYTKTTFEFVHDQLGAQSGIGGGGRYDGLMEELGGQPLSGIGFGLGVDRTVLALRAEGKSAAVPSRCEVFGVPLGDAAKQRLVVLAAQLRGAGIRVDLAYGGRGVKGAMKAADRSGAKFTVVLGDRDLAENSIAVKDMATGDQRHVPLSEVVGILREALIAGH; encoded by the coding sequence GTGACCAAGACCAGCAGCTTCTCCGCCCCGCGGGGGGTACCGGACTACGTGCCTCCCGGCTCCGCCGAGTTCGTCGCCGTGCGCGACGGCCTCGTGCACGCGGCCCGACTGGCCGGGTACGGGCACATCGAGCTGCCGGTGTTCGAGCAGACCGCGCTGTTCGCGCGGGGCGTCGGCGAGTCCACCGACGTGGTCAGCAAGGAGATGTGGACCTTCGCCGACCGCAAGGGCGAGAGCTTCACGCTGCGCCCGGAGGGCACCGCGGGCGTGATGCGCGCCGTGATCGAGCACGGCCTGGACAAGAGCGGTCAGCTGCCGCTCAAGCTGTGCTACGCGGGTCCGTTCTTCCGCTACGAACGCCCACAGGCCGGCCGCTACCGGCAGTTGCAGCAGGTCGGCGTCGAGGCGATCGGCGTGGACGATCCGGCGCTGGACGCCGAGGTCATCGCGATCGCCGACGCGGGCTACCGCAGTCTCGGTCTGGACGGGTTCCGGCTGGAGATCACCTCGCTCGGCGACGAGACCTGCCGTCCGCAGTATCGCGAGCTGTTGCAGGACTTCCTGTTCGGCCTGCCGCTGGACGAGGAGACCAAGCGCAGGGCGCAGATCAACCCGCTGCGCGTGCTCGACGAGAAGCGTCCCGAGGTCCGCGAGCTCACCGCCGACGCCCCGCTGATGATCGATCACCTCTCCGAGAGCGCCAAGACGCACTTCGAGCAGGTGCTCGGCCACCTCGACGCGCTCGGCGTGCCGTACGTGCTGAACCCGCGGATGGTGCGCGGCCTGGACTACTACACCAAGACCACGTTCGAGTTCGTGCACGACCAGCTGGGCGCGCAGTCCGGCATCGGCGGCGGCGGCCGCTACGACGGGCTGATGGAAGAGCTCGGCGGCCAGCCGCTGTCGGGGATCGGCTTCGGTCTCGGCGTCGACCGCACCGTGCTCGCGCTGCGAGCCGAGGGCAAGTCGGCGGCCGTTCCGTCGCGCTGCGAGGTGTTCGGCGTGCCGCTGGGCGACGCGGCCAAGCAGCGCCTCGTGGTGCTCGCGGCGCAGCTGCGCGGCGCGGGCATCCGCGTCGACCTCGCCTACGGCGGGCGCGGCGTGAAGGGCGCGATGAAGGCGGCCGACCGCTCCGGCGCGAAGTTCACCGTGGTGCTCGGCGACCGCGACCTGGCCGAGAACAGCATCGCCGTGAAGGACATGGCGACCGGCGACCAGCGGCACGTGCCGCTCAGCGAGGTCGTCGGCATCCTGCGCGAGGCGCTGATCGCGGGGCACTGA
- a CDS encoding type VII secretion target: protein MSDLSVETEAVRAFATENAGIAAQVSSASFDGAAQVAALTPVFGLIGADYLLSFAAAQVLQAKDINDLSAKYADLSFKAFNAASLYEGTDTGNAGALNVQAGEIGGGA, encoded by the coding sequence ATGAGTGATCTCTCGGTGGAGACCGAAGCGGTCCGGGCATTCGCCACGGAGAACGCCGGGATCGCCGCGCAGGTTTCCTCGGCAAGTTTCGACGGAGCGGCTCAGGTGGCCGCGCTCACGCCGGTGTTCGGGCTGATCGGCGCCGACTACCTGCTGAGCTTCGCGGCCGCGCAGGTGCTGCAGGCCAAAGACATCAACGACTTGTCGGCCAAGTACGCCGACCTGTCGTTCAAGGCGTTCAACGCCGCCTCGCTCTACGAGGGCACCGATACTGGCAACGCCGGTGCGCTCAATGTTCAGGCCGGCGAGATCGGGGGCGGAGCATGA
- a CDS encoding Rv2578c family radical SAM protein yields MRWQNQTLDADDGALPGLSRAGFVRTVQTPEFEGITFHEVLCKSALNKMPENSNLPFQWTINPMRGCSHACRYCFARPTHEYLDLDAGRDFDAQIVVKTNIAAVLRKELGRKSWHRDPVALGTNTDPYQRAEGRYRLMPGIIRALTDSGTPFSILTKGTLLRRDLPLLTLAAREVPVSLAVSIAILDQELHRGLESGTPSPRARLDMVRALTDAGFAVHVMVAPVIPYLTDGRAHLDELFGAIAAAGASSAVAFPMHLRGSTRGWFLGWLAEAHPALLRKYRQLYGRGAYVTPEYAAWLRERVTPLLERHGLTRDGDTMATRVPAADPPRASDTQLALFA; encoded by the coding sequence GTGCGGTGGCAGAACCAGACCCTGGACGCCGACGACGGCGCACTGCCCGGCCTGAGCCGGGCGGGGTTCGTTCGCACCGTACAAACACCGGAATTCGAGGGCATCACGTTCCACGAAGTGCTCTGCAAGAGCGCGCTGAACAAGATGCCCGAGAATTCGAATCTGCCCTTCCAGTGGACGATCAACCCGATGCGCGGGTGCTCGCACGCCTGCCGCTACTGCTTCGCCCGCCCCACCCACGAATATCTGGACCTCGACGCGGGCCGGGACTTCGACGCGCAGATCGTGGTGAAGACCAACATCGCCGCGGTGCTGCGCAAGGAGCTCGGCCGCAAATCCTGGCACCGGGACCCGGTGGCGCTCGGCACCAACACCGATCCGTACCAGCGCGCCGAGGGCCGATATCGGTTGATGCCCGGCATCATTCGCGCGCTGACCGATTCCGGCACGCCGTTCTCCATCCTCACCAAGGGCACCTTGCTGCGCAGGGACCTCCCGCTGCTGACGCTGGCCGCCCGCGAGGTGCCGGTGAGCCTGGCCGTCTCCATCGCCATCCTCGACCAGGAACTGCACCGCGGCCTGGAATCCGGGACGCCGTCGCCGCGCGCCAGGCTCGACATGGTCCGCGCGCTGACCGACGCGGGCTTCGCGGTGCACGTGATGGTGGCGCCGGTCATCCCCTACCTCACCGACGGTCGCGCGCATCTCGACGAGCTGTTCGGCGCGATCGCGGCGGCGGGCGCGTCCTCGGCCGTCGCCTTCCCGATGCATCTGCGCGGCAGCACCCGCGGCTGGTTCCTCGGCTGGCTGGCCGAGGCGCATCCAGCCTTGCTGCGCAAATACCGACAGCTGTACGGCCGCGGCGCCTACGTCACGCCGGAGTACGCGGCCTGGCTCCGCGAGCGCGTGACGCCGCTGCTCGAGCGACACGGTCTGACCAGGGACGGCGACACCATGGCCACGAGAGTGCCCGCCGCGGACCCGCCGCGCGCCTCCGACACCCAGCTGGCGCTGTTCGCCTGA
- a CDS encoding peptidylprolyl isomerase: MPSNEQRRAAAKRKLERQLANRAERARRRKQLTIAGSVLGVVVAVAAVTGVYFLTKGEDNQNSASETKDASLSAAAPPAAKAKPELVDCTYRDGAKPADKPVQKPSKAQGIPTTGGDAKVSLSMDTNQGPIGLTLNNAESPCTVNSFVSLASQNYFDGTDCHRMTADETLKVLQCGDPTGTGMGGPGYEFDNEYPTDQYAEGDPSSQVPIDYKRGTLAMANAGPGTNGSQFFIVYGDSQLPPQYTIFGTVDENSMATLDKIAQIGQDNSNGPGDGKPSAPVTIQSVQLD, encoded by the coding sequence GTGCCGAGCAACGAACAGCGACGAGCAGCGGCCAAGCGCAAGCTCGAGCGCCAACTGGCCAACCGGGCCGAACGGGCGCGCCGACGCAAGCAACTGACCATCGCCGGATCCGTGCTCGGTGTGGTCGTCGCGGTCGCGGCCGTCACCGGCGTCTACTTCCTCACCAAGGGCGAGGACAACCAGAACAGCGCCTCCGAGACGAAGGACGCGTCGCTGTCCGCCGCCGCGCCGCCCGCCGCCAAGGCCAAGCCCGAGCTGGTCGACTGCACCTACCGCGACGGCGCCAAGCCCGCCGACAAGCCGGTGCAGAAGCCGTCCAAGGCGCAGGGCATCCCGACCACCGGCGGCGACGCCAAGGTCAGCCTGAGCATGGACACCAATCAGGGCCCGATCGGCCTGACCCTGAACAACGCCGAATCCCCCTGCACCGTCAACAGCTTCGTCAGCCTGGCCAGCCAGAACTACTTCGACGGCACCGACTGCCACCGGATGACCGCGGACGAGACGCTGAAGGTGCTTCAGTGCGGCGATCCGACCGGCACCGGAATGGGCGGTCCCGGTTACGAATTCGACAACGAGTACCCCACCGATCAGTACGCCGAGGGCGACCCGAGCAGCCAGGTGCCGATCGACTACAAGCGCGGCACGCTGGCCATGGCCAACGCGGGCCCCGGCACCAACGGCAGCCAGTTCTTCATCGTCTACGGCGACTCGCAGCTGCCGCCGCAGTACACCATCTTCGGCACGGTGGACGAGAACAGCATGGCGACCCTGGACAAGATCGCGCAGATCGGACAGGACAACTCCAACGGTCCCGGCGACGGCAAGCCCAGCGCCCCGGTGACCATCCAGTCGGTTCAGCTGGACTGA